Proteins encoded together in one Bacteroides ovatus window:
- the recJ gene encoding single-stranded-DNA-specific exonuclease RecJ, producing the protein MNHKWNYRPITPEQAETSQTLAQELGISPILGQLLVQRGITKAADAKKFFRPQLPDLHDPFLMKDMDIAVERLNRAMGKKERILIYGDYDVDGTTAVALVYKFIQQFYSNLDYYIPDRYNEGYGISKKGVDYAAETGVGLIIVLDCGIKAVEEITYAKEKGIDFIICDHHVPDDVLPPAVAILNAKRLDNTYPYTHLSGCGVGFKFMQAFAISNGIEFHHLIPLLDIVAVSIASDIVPIMGENRILAYHGLKQLNSNPSIGMKAIIDVCGLSEKEITVSDIVFKIGPRINASGRIQNGKEAVDLLTEKDFSIALEKAGQINQYNETRKDLDKSMTEEANNIVANLEGLADRRSIVLYNEEWHKGVIGIVASRLTEVYYRPAVVLTRTDDMATGSARSVSGFDVYKAIEHCRDLLENFGGHTYAAGLSMKVENVDAFTKRFEEYVSQHILPEQTSAVIEIDAEIDFRDISSKFFNDLKKFNPFGPDNTKPIFCTHHVYDYGTSKVVGRDQEHIKLELVDNKSNNVMNGIAFGQSSHVRYIKTKRSFDICYTIEENTHKRGEVQLQIEDIKPIE; encoded by the coding sequence ATGAATCACAAATGGAATTATCGACCCATTACACCCGAACAGGCAGAGACAAGCCAGACATTGGCCCAGGAACTAGGGATTAGCCCGATACTTGGACAACTTTTGGTGCAGCGGGGAATTACGAAGGCAGCAGATGCCAAGAAGTTTTTCCGCCCGCAATTGCCCGACCTGCATGATCCGTTCCTGATGAAGGATATGGATATTGCAGTAGAACGTCTGAACAGGGCGATGGGAAAGAAAGAACGTATTCTAATTTATGGAGATTATGACGTAGACGGTACTACTGCCGTAGCATTGGTCTACAAGTTTATTCAACAGTTCTATTCGAACCTTGATTATTACATACCCGACCGATACAATGAAGGGTATGGCATTTCTAAAAAAGGAGTGGACTATGCCGCAGAAACCGGCGTAGGACTGATTATTGTACTCGATTGTGGAATTAAAGCAGTAGAGGAAATCACTTATGCCAAAGAGAAAGGGATTGATTTCATCATCTGCGATCATCATGTACCGGATGATGTGCTTCCGCCTGCCGTAGCTATTCTGAACGCCAAACGCCTGGACAATACGTATCCGTACACTCACCTTTCCGGTTGTGGAGTCGGCTTCAAGTTTATGCAGGCATTCGCTATCAGTAACGGTATCGAGTTCCACCACCTGATTCCTTTGCTTGATATTGTAGCCGTGAGTATTGCATCGGACATCGTTCCGATTATGGGTGAAAACCGTATCCTCGCCTACCACGGTCTGAAGCAACTGAACAGTAACCCGAGCATTGGTATGAAGGCTATTATCGACGTATGCGGACTTTCTGAAAAGGAAATCACCGTCAGCGATATTGTGTTTAAAATCGGACCGCGCATCAATGCATCAGGACGTATTCAAAACGGAAAAGAAGCCGTAGACCTGCTGACGGAAAAAGATTTCTCGATAGCGCTTGAGAAAGCCGGACAAATCAACCAGTACAACGAAACCCGGAAAGACCTCGACAAGAGTATGACGGAAGAGGCAAACAACATCGTTGCCAATCTGGAAGGATTAGCCGATCGCCGCTCCATCGTGCTCTACAACGAAGAATGGCACAAAGGAGTGATTGGTATCGTAGCTTCCCGTCTGACAGAAGTGTACTACCGCCCTGCCGTGGTACTGACCCGGACGGATGATATGGCAACAGGCTCCGCACGTTCAGTTTCCGGCTTCGACGTATATAAAGCAATCGAACATTGCCGCGACCTGCTGGAAAACTTCGGAGGGCATACATACGCCGCCGGACTGTCGATGAAAGTGGAGAATGTGGATGCCTTTACCAAACGGTTCGAAGAATACGTTTCACAGCATATCCTGCCGGAACAAACCAGTGCTGTAATCGAAATTGATGCTGAAATCGACTTCAGGGATATTTCATCCAAGTTTTTCAACGACCTGAAGAAGTTTAATCCTTTCGGTCCTGATAACACGAAACCCATTTTCTGCACTCATCATGTCTATGATTATGGAACGAGTAAAGTGGTGGGACGTGACCAGGAACATATCAAGCTCGAACTGGTTGATAATAAGTCGAATAATGTAATGAACGGTATTGCGTTCGGACAGAGTTCGCATGTGCGCTATATCAAAACGAAACGCTCGTTCGACATCTGTTACACCATTGAAGAAAACACGCACAAGCGTGGTGAAGTACAACTTCAAATCGAGGATATAAAGCCGATTGAATAA
- a CDS encoding DUF3990 domain-containing protein translates to MEINKPDLSRSKPFKDFGQGFYLSPGYEQAHALAKQKTDQLQSGEPCVTIFELEDQIIKTSDLQIKIFDDYCEEWAQFVLLNRDRSHTHPAHTYDIVIGPIADDGVTYQLRRYSMGDISMSRLIEELKYANGLTIQYYFGTEHALSYLKKL, encoded by the coding sequence ATGGAAATAAACAAGCCGGACCTATCTCGTTCAAAGCCCTTCAAAGACTTTGGCCAAGGATTTTATCTTTCTCCCGGTTATGAACAGGCACATGCCTTAGCCAAACAAAAAACCGATCAATTACAATCCGGAGAGCCATGTGTGACCATCTTCGAACTGGAAGATCAAATAATAAAGACTTCAGATCTGCAAATAAAAATATTCGATGATTACTGTGAAGAATGGGCACAGTTCGTTTTACTCAACCGCGACCGTAGCCATACACATCCTGCACACACTTACGATATAGTCATTGGTCCTATTGCCGACGACGGAGTAACCTATCAGTTACGTCGTTACAGCATGGGAGACATTTCAATGAGCAGATTGATTGAAGAACTAAAATATGCCAACGGGTTGACCATACAATATTACTTCGGCACTGAACATGCCCTTTCATACCTAAAGAAACTATGA
- a CDS encoding DUF3791 domain-containing protein, with amino-acid sequence MSRIEKNKLNFTVALIAEFAATYQIKQKQAFNYLNRFKGLVFLQKHYEVMHTQSFEDSIEALSMVCRRNGGQL; translated from the coding sequence ATGTCTCGCATAGAGAAAAACAAATTGAATTTTACTGTAGCTTTAATCGCAGAGTTCGCAGCGACTTATCAAATCAAGCAAAAACAGGCATTCAACTATTTGAATCGTTTTAAAGGCCTTGTTTTTTTACAAAAACACTATGAAGTAATGCACACACAATCTTTCGAAGATTCTATTGAAGCTTTATCAATGGTATGCCGTAGAAATGGAGGACAACTGTAA
- a CDS encoding phosphodiester glycosidase family protein, which yields MIKRNLLIAILILCSIGTLKGQTASDSLAIVSAQWKVESPQKGLIYKYASIPRLYQGPQSVSLIEVDPGAGLKVDVAVSDKMKETSKIASEYNAIAAINGSYFDMKRGNSVCFLKTDRQVIDTTLQSEFKQRVTGAISVRKRGMKLIPWNKQIEKNYKGKAGTILASGPLMLKDGQVCDWNSCEPNFIRTKHPRSAVATTKDGKILLITVDGRFPEQAGGVNIPELAHLIRVLGGEDALNLDGGGSTTLWLSGASDNGVVNYPCDNGRFDHAGERKVPNILYITHQ from the coding sequence ATGATAAAAAGAAACTTGTTAATTGCTATCTTGATTTTATGTTCTATCGGAACATTGAAAGGGCAAACCGCATCCGATTCTTTGGCAATCGTATCTGCCCAATGGAAGGTGGAAAGTCCTCAAAAAGGACTCATTTATAAGTATGCTTCTATCCCCCGATTGTATCAGGGACCCCAGTCTGTTAGTCTGATAGAAGTTGATCCCGGTGCGGGCTTGAAAGTTGATGTTGCCGTTTCGGATAAAATGAAAGAAACAAGTAAGATTGCTTCTGAATATAACGCTATTGCAGCCATTAATGGCTCCTATTTTGACATGAAACGGGGAAACTCGGTCTGTTTCCTGAAGACGGATCGCCAAGTTATTGATACAACGCTGCAGAGTGAGTTTAAACAGCGTGTCACAGGAGCCATTAGTGTGCGCAAAAGGGGAATGAAATTAATTCCTTGGAACAAACAGATAGAAAAGAATTATAAAGGCAAAGCAGGTACGATACTAGCTTCCGGTCCGTTAATGTTGAAAGACGGACAGGTTTGTGATTGGAACTCGTGTGAACCGAATTTTATCCGGACGAAGCACCCTCGTAGTGCTGTTGCTACTACTAAGGATGGAAAAATACTGTTGATAACGGTAGACGGGCGTTTTCCTGAACAAGCAGGAGGAGTGAATATTCCGGAATTGGCACATCTGATTCGTGTTTTAGGGGGGGAGGATGCATTAAATTTGGATGGAGGTGGATCTACTACTCTTTGGTTGTCCGGTGCATCGGATAATGGAGTCGTTAATTATCCTTGTGACAATGGGCGGTTTGACCATGCCGGCGAACGTAAAGTTCCTAATATTCTTTATATAACGCATCAATAA
- a CDS encoding phenylacetate--CoA ligase family protein, with translation MEKNPEIQFRSPEDIKSYQEEQLAKALAYLQAHSKFYQQMFAEHHIDINQIKTIEDLQQIPVTTKTDLQLHNDDFICVDKEEIIDYVTTSGTLGDPVTFVLTSEDLDRLSYNEYLSFTTTGCTKQDILQLMTTIDRRFMAGLAYYMGARELGMGVIRVGNGIPELQWDTIRRIHPTCGMVVPSFLIKLIEFAEKNHINHNTCSMQKCICIGEALRNQEFQLNTLGQKIHDKWPALQLYSTYASTEMQSSFTECNEFHGGHLQPELIIVEFLDDNNRPVEEGEAGEVTITTLGVKGMPLLRFKTGDICYHHTDPCGCGRNTIRLSSILGRKGQMIKYKGTTLYPPALFDILDNIPSVKNYIIEVYTNELGTDEILIRIGSENRSEAFAKEIKDLFRSKVRVAPSINFESAEYIAKIQMPPMSRKTIKFIDLR, from the coding sequence ATGGAAAAGAATCCTGAAATTCAGTTCCGCTCACCGGAAGATATCAAAAGCTATCAGGAAGAACAGTTAGCCAAAGCGTTAGCCTACCTGCAAGCACATTCCAAGTTCTATCAACAGATGTTTGCCGAACATCACATTGATATCAATCAAATAAAGACGATTGAAGACTTGCAACAGATCCCCGTCACTACCAAGACGGACTTGCAACTCCATAACGATGATTTCATCTGCGTAGACAAAGAGGAAATTATCGACTATGTGACGACTTCGGGCACATTGGGAGATCCGGTCACTTTCGTTCTCACCTCTGAAGACCTGGACCGTCTCTCTTACAACGAATACCTATCTTTCACCACCACCGGATGCACTAAGCAGGATATTCTTCAATTGATGACTACCATCGACCGCCGTTTCATGGCAGGCTTGGCTTATTATATGGGAGCCCGCGAACTGGGTATGGGAGTGATCCGTGTAGGCAACGGCATCCCGGAACTGCAATGGGACACAATTCGACGGATACATCCGACTTGTGGAATGGTAGTCCCCTCTTTCCTTATCAAACTGATAGAGTTTGCCGAAAAGAATCATATCAACCATAATACCTGTTCCATGCAGAAGTGCATCTGTATCGGAGAAGCATTGCGCAATCAGGAATTCCAGTTGAATACGCTCGGACAGAAAATACACGATAAATGGCCTGCCTTGCAGTTGTATTCCACTTATGCCTCCACCGAAATGCAGTCGTCCTTTACCGAGTGTAATGAATTCCACGGAGGGCATTTGCAACCGGAACTTATCATTGTAGAGTTTCTGGATGATAACAATCGTCCTGTGGAAGAGGGAGAAGCAGGGGAAGTGACGATCACGACGCTCGGAGTCAAAGGTATGCCGTTGCTCCGTTTCAAAACAGGTGATATTTGTTACCACCACACCGATCCCTGTGGTTGCGGGAGAAATACCATCCGCCTAAGCTCCATCCTCGGTCGGAAAGGGCAAATGATTAAATACAAAGGAACAACGTTATATCCGCCTGCATTATTCGACATTCTGGATAATATACCTTCGGTAAAAAACTATATTATTGAAGTTTATACCAATGAATTGGGAACGGATGAGATTCTGATTCGTATCGGAAGCGAGAACCGTAGCGAAGCCTTTGCCAAAGAGATTAAAGATCTGTTCCGTTCGAAAGTCAGAGTGGCGCCAAGCATCAATTTTGAATCGGCAGAGTACATTGCCAAGATACAAATGCCTCCGATGAGTCGAAAAACGATAAAATTCATTGATTTACGATAA
- a CDS encoding C45 family peptidase, with translation MHRIVKKTLQYTGFLFLSLIVLLIAGISYLYFSADMQTPKHEQSMTTDKVIDIDSLHLRHYGDNFLRHSDSGLWELFVKGDAFQRGEAIGQLSSDLLHHQEKVFVDQIREIVPSDSYLKFLRFFIVLFNRNLGENVLEEYRDEIYGISLSCTHEYDFIGTPYERQLNYHSAHDLGHAMQDYMLVGCSSFATWGTQSADSSLLIGRNFDFYVGDAFAENKQVAFYVPEQGYRFASVGWPGMIGVLSGMNETGLTVTINAAKSAVPTGSATPISILTREILQYAATIDEAFAIAKKRETFVSESILIGSAKDGKAAIIEKSPEKTVLFTGKEANRLICTNHYQSEEFSKDERNMENIRTSDSPYRFARLTELINEDLPIDVSKAASILRDHKGLQNTDLGLANEMAINQFIAHHSVIFQPEKRLMWVSTSPWQCGKYVAYDLNKIFKDTIDWQHEIYSSDLTIPEDKFIDTPEFQHLLTYKKLTPLLLKKIRKKEQIEESVLKTYQASNPSLYYVYEVIGDYYEAMQQPQQAIAYWQQALKKSIPKLQEKERIQQKIQKQSKDGKES, from the coding sequence ATGCATAGAATAGTCAAAAAGACACTCCAATACACGGGCTTCCTTTTCCTGTCGCTCATTGTTCTATTGATAGCCGGAATCAGCTATCTCTACTTTTCTGCGGATATGCAAACGCCCAAACATGAGCAAAGCATGACCACAGACAAAGTGATTGATATAGACAGTCTCCACCTCCGGCATTATGGAGATAACTTTCTCCGGCACAGCGACAGCGGCTTATGGGAATTGTTTGTGAAAGGGGATGCTTTCCAGAGAGGAGAAGCTATCGGGCAACTGTCTTCCGACCTGCTCCACCATCAAGAGAAAGTGTTCGTGGATCAAATTCGTGAGATTGTTCCTTCAGACAGTTATCTGAAATTCCTCCGGTTCTTCATTGTATTATTCAACCGTAATCTGGGTGAGAACGTCCTCGAAGAATACCGCGACGAGATTTACGGAATCTCGCTATCATGTACACATGAGTACGACTTCATCGGCACTCCTTACGAACGCCAGTTGAATTACCATTCGGCACACGACCTGGGACATGCCATGCAAGATTATATGTTAGTGGGATGCAGTTCGTTCGCCACTTGGGGAACACAAAGTGCAGATTCATCCCTGCTGATCGGACGTAACTTCGATTTCTACGTAGGAGATGCCTTCGCAGAGAACAAGCAGGTGGCTTTTTATGTACCGGAGCAAGGATACAGGTTTGCTTCCGTCGGATGGCCCGGTATGATAGGAGTGTTATCCGGCATGAACGAGACAGGTCTTACCGTGACAATTAATGCTGCCAAATCTGCTGTCCCCACAGGTTCCGCCACCCCCATTTCCATCCTGACCAGAGAGATTCTGCAATATGCAGCCACTATTGATGAAGCCTTTGCCATCGCCAAAAAACGGGAAACATTCGTCTCCGAATCCATATTGATAGGTTCTGCCAAAGATGGCAAAGCCGCGATTATCGAGAAATCTCCGGAGAAAACTGTGCTTTTCACCGGAAAAGAAGCCAATCGGCTCATCTGCACCAACCATTACCAATCGGAAGAATTCAGCAAGGACGAACGAAACATGGAAAATATCCGCACTTCCGACAGCCCATACCGTTTTGCACGATTAACGGAACTCATTAATGAGGATCTTCCGATCGATGTCTCCAAAGCCGCCTCTATCCTGCGTGACCACAAAGGCCTGCAAAACACAGACCTGGGACTGGCCAACGAAATGGCCATCAATCAGTTTATTGCCCATCATTCCGTCATCTTCCAACCGGAGAAACGGCTGATGTGGGTATCGACCTCTCCCTGGCAATGTGGGAAATACGTAGCCTATGACCTGAATAAGATATTCAAAGACACGATTGATTGGCAACACGAAATATACAGTTCCGACCTGACCATTCCGGAAGATAAATTCATCGACACACCGGAGTTCCAGCATCTTCTCACGTATAAGAAACTGACTCCGCTTTTATTGAAGAAAATCAGAAAAAAGGAACAGATAGAGGAATCTGTTTTAAAAACATACCAAGCCTCCAATCCTTCCCTATACTATGTATATGAAGTAATAGGAGATTACTACGAGGCCATGCAGCAACCTCAACAAGCCATTGCATACTGGCAACAGGCATTGAAGAAATCCATTCCCAAGTTGCAAGAGAAAGAACGTATCCAACAGAAAATTCAAAAACAATCCAAAGATGGAAAAGAATCCTGA
- a CDS encoding phytoene desaturase family protein, whose amino-acid sequence MSKYDIIIIGSGLGGLECGAILSKEGFNVCVVEKNAQFGGCFQTYQRKGHLLDTGIHYVGSLDEGQVMNQYFRYFGIMDKLKIKRLDDAAFDTIYYKGKTYDYAMGYPQFIETICRSFPHEKENLKCYAEQLQAVGNLISVDHLKQGTLALEGMKYFCTSAAHLIADITPDPALRNVLAGSALLYGGLKDVSTFYQHAMINHSYIEGAYRFVDGSMQVSLELINVIRANGGTVLNNSEVTRIIVENEKVQGVIINGEERLESDFVISNMHPQRTLEILDKNRSIKNAYISRIRSLENTYGIFTLYLVMKKKSTPYQNRNLYLHANNKVWYDKLLYPGRTTNCMISMQASSEDSQYASVISILTPMYIDELSAWKDTTPEHRGEDYQSFKKEKAEQILRFIRGHGIDLSENIEEMYTTTPLSYRDYTGTVDGSAYGIIKDYKCPQIGFVSTRSRLGNLFLTGQNLNVHGALGVTLTAMLTCAEFVGQEYLAKKVGNA is encoded by the coding sequence ATGAGCAAATATGACATCATCATTATCGGCAGCGGCCTTGGCGGACTGGAATGCGGAGCGATTCTTAGCAAAGAGGGATTCAACGTATGCGTAGTAGAAAAAAATGCGCAATTCGGCGGATGCTTCCAGACTTACCAACGAAAAGGGCATCTGTTAGATACGGGTATTCATTATGTAGGAAGCCTGGATGAGGGTCAAGTGATGAACCAGTATTTCCGCTATTTCGGTATCATGGACAAGCTGAAAATAAAACGCTTGGACGATGCTGCTTTTGATACGATCTACTATAAAGGAAAAACATACGATTATGCAATGGGATACCCGCAGTTTATTGAAACCATCTGCCGTTCCTTCCCGCATGAGAAAGAAAACTTGAAATGCTATGCCGAACAGCTTCAAGCTGTCGGAAACCTGATTAGCGTAGACCACCTGAAACAAGGCACACTCGCTTTGGAGGGTATGAAATACTTTTGTACCTCTGCCGCCCACCTGATTGCGGATATCACTCCGGACCCCGCCTTACGAAATGTACTGGCAGGTTCAGCTTTACTCTACGGAGGTTTGAAAGATGTCTCCACTTTCTACCAGCATGCCATGATTAATCACTCCTATATTGAAGGCGCCTACCGTTTTGTAGACGGAAGTATGCAAGTCAGTCTGGAGCTAATCAATGTAATCCGGGCAAACGGAGGGACTGTGCTCAATAACAGTGAAGTCACCCGCATCATCGTTGAAAACGAAAAGGTACAAGGGGTTATCATCAACGGGGAAGAGCGACTGGAAAGCGACTTCGTCATCTCCAATATGCATCCCCAACGGACATTGGAGATACTGGATAAAAACCGTAGCATCAAGAATGCCTATATTTCCCGCATCCGTTCGCTGGAAAACACCTACGGCATTTTTACGCTCTACCTGGTAATGAAGAAAAAAAGCACTCCTTATCAGAACCGCAACCTGTATCTGCATGCGAACAATAAAGTGTGGTATGATAAACTGCTCTATCCGGGACGGACTACCAACTGTATGATTTCCATGCAAGCGTCTTCCGAGGACAGTCAATATGCCAGTGTCATTTCCATCCTGACACCTATGTATATAGATGAACTGTCTGCCTGGAAGGACACGACTCCCGAACATCGGGGAGAAGACTACCAATCCTTCAAAAAGGAGAAAGCAGAACAGATTCTCCGCTTCATCCGAGGACATGGCATTGACCTTTCAGAAAACATAGAAGAGATGTATACCACTACTCCATTAAGCTATCGGGACTATACAGGAACAGTGGATGGTTCCGCGTATGGGATTATCAAAGATTATAAATGTCCGCAAATTGGTTTCGTATCTACAAGAAGCCGCTTGGGAAATCTCTTTCTCACCGGGCAAAACCTGAATGTGCATGGTGCATTAGGGGTAACACTAACTGCCATGCTGACTTGTGCGGAGTTTGTAGGACAAGAATATCTGGCTAAAAAAGTAGGAAATGCATAG